From Mucilaginibacter gotjawali:
AAATAACAGCATCGCTGCAATCATTAGGTAAAGTGTTTTCATGGCTTAAATTTTCCCTAAATTAGGCCAGGCGGTAAAAAAGCTAAATGATTTTGCTCATTTAAATAAATGAAAGTTATCATCTATTTATTTGATAACGAATGGGGTAGTATAGTTAGGGCGGCTATTTTTGTTTACTATGAACCATGAACTATGATCCATGAACCATCAACTATGAACTTCTTTACAGTCCATCTTCAGGTAAATTAACACGGAAAATTGACCCACTGCCTTCTTCACTTTCCACTTCAATTGTTCCGTTGTGTTTTTCAACAATCTGTTTAACTATGCTCAGGCCCAAACCGGTGGATTGTTCACCTTTAAGGCCGGGCCGGCCTGCTTTGGTAAAGGCATCAAAAATTATAGGTAATTTGTCTTTAGGGATCCCGATACCATGGTCCTTCACTTCAATGATGATACGGAAATTCTTTTTGCTGATATCTATCTCAATAGTGCTTCTTTCTCTCGAAAATTTTAAGGCATTGCCAATAAGGTTGTCAATCACCCGTTGAAATTTCTCGTGGTTAAGCTGTACCCATGCAGGCACAACCCGGCAGTTTAAGGCTATGGTTTTACTTCCTTTTTGATTTTCCCATTTATTGATAATACCCGCCATAAACTGGTCAAGGTCGGTCCTTACCGTAATAAATTCAGCTGTATTCTGGTTCCGGGCAGACTCAAGCAATTCCTCAATGATCGTACGTGCCTGTACACACGATGCTTTTATCATATTCAGGTTTTCCTGTAATTCAGCGTCTATTTCGTCCATTTCCATCACCATGGCAAGGGTTTCAACCGCAGCTATCGGGTTGCGCAGGTCATGTGCCACGGTACCCAGCAATTGGCTTTTAAAATCACTGCTCCGCTCTATTTCCAGGTTTTTCTCTTTTATTTCGATCAACTGCAGGTAATAATTGAATTTGTATGAAAAGAAATAACGGGAGATTAAATAAAAGCCGCCCAGTAATACAAGGGAAATCAGTTCGTTATAAACTATTTCAGTAGGGTCGGTCTGTGCCCAGATCAATAGTGATGTGAATACCAGCGCCGCCATAATGATCAGCATGATGGTTTCATAATATTCAAATACAAATAAGATGCTTACCGTTGACAGCGCTATTAAATAAAGAATCAGGGCGTTTTTGGGATCGGATGTTGCGAGAAAACTGGAATACATGCCGCAAACGATCAGGTACATCGCAAAACCAAAAATGAATAAAGACAATATGGCAGTCGCTTTAGGTTTTTTGCGATAAATATTTATCATTAAATAGCTGAACGAATAAAATAAGGCACTTGATCCCAAAAATAGCCAGTTGGTGATATTGAATTCTGGAAAATTATCAGCCCTTGTGAGGCTTAAAGGAAATACCAGGTAAAGTACCCTGATAACAGCATTTAATATAAAGAATATGAGAGAAGCTACACGAACGGAAACCAGGTTTTGCCCGGTATAGTAGTTACGCCAGTCAAATTTATATTTATTACCTAAGTTTTTTAATTGGGCTTTGTTCAATTTGGTTAGCGTTTAAACGGGGACACAAAAGTATAAATTTTATGGTTCAACCTATAATCAAAAATCCTAAAAGCCGCTGTGACAAAATAACTTATTGAATTAAATTAAAAGGACATTTTAGCAGGATTCGGGTTGTGGCAGGAGATTTGATCGGTTAACACCGGTAGCGATGAATAGACTGAACGGGTGTGTTATTTGCTTGTAATCGATGGTAATCCTTATCAAAACACTCAATCGGCTATAAAGGTCTATCCTAAAAACAAATATCATGAATTTTAACAATTTTACCATAAAAGCACAGGAGGCTGTACAAAAAGCTTCTGAAATAGCTGCCGGGAACCAGCAGCAGGCGATTGAAACCGCACACCTGCTTAAAGGCTTGTTGCTGGTTGATGAAAATGTAATTACTTATTTGCTAAAGAAGTTAAATGTAAACGTTAACCGTTTAAATGAAACACTTGACGCGCAGATCAACTCGTTCCCTAAAGTAAGCGGCAGCAATATTTACCTGGCTTCGGGTACCAATTCGGCTTTACAAAAAGCGCAATCCTATTTAAAGGAATTTAAGGATGAGTTTGTATCGGTTGAGCATATATTACTCGGTATTTTATCAGTAAACGATAAAACCAGCACCGCATTAAAAGACTACGGTGTAAACGAAAAAGACCTTAAAAAGGCAATCGTTAGCCTGCGCGGCGATAATAAGGTGACCGATCAGAATGCCGAAGCAACGTATAATGCCCTGAATAAATATGCCCGCAACCTGAATGAGTACGCGGAATCAGGAAAACTTGACCCGGTGATTGGCCGTGATGAGGAGATCAGGCGGGTAATCCAGATCCTATCCCGCAGGACAAAAAATAACCCGATATTGGTTGGCGAACCAGGCGTTGGTAAAACAGCCATCGCAGAAGGTATTGCATTTCGTATTATTAAAGGGGATGTGCCTGAGAGCCTGAAAACAAAAACAGTTTATTCACTGGATATGGGCGCGCTGATAGCCGGAGCCAAATATAAGGGAGAATTTGAAGAGCGTTTAAAGGCAGTAATAAAAGAAGTAACGCAGGCAGATGGCGAGATCATTTTATTTATTGATGAGATCCATACCCTGGTAGGTGCAGGCGGTGGCGAAGGCGCCATGGATGCAGCAAATATTTTAAAACCTGCCCTTGCGCGTGGCGAATTAAGAGCCATAGGCGCTACCACGCTGAACGAATACCAGAAATACCTTGAAAAAGATAAAGCGCTGGAGCGCCGTTTCCAAATGGTAATAGTGGATGAGCCGGATACTGCTGATGCCATTTCTATTTTGCGTGGCCTAAAGGAACGTTATGAGACTCACCATAAGGTACGTATAAAAGATGAGGCTATTATTGCTGCGGTTGAAATGTCGCAACGGTATATATCCGACAGGTTTTTGCCGGATAAAGCGATTGACCTGATGGATGAGGCCGCATCAAAACTCCGTTTGGAAATGGACTCAGTTCCCGAAGCTGTTGATGAACTGGACCGCCGCATTATGCAGCTGGAAATTGAGCGGGAAGCGATCAAGCGCGAAAAGGATGATAAAAAAGTAAAGGAACTGAGCGAAGAGATTGCCAACTTATCAGCTGAAAGGGACTCGTTGCGTGCCAAATGGCAGGGCGAAAAAGACCTTGTGGATGGCATCAACATTAAGGTTGAATTGATAGAAAACTATAAGCTGGAAGCGGAGCAGGCCGAACGCGCAGGTGACTACGGTAAGGTAGCTGAATTGCGCTACGGTACCATCGTGAAAGCCCAAAAGGAAGTGGAAGAACTTAAGGCGGCGCTTTTGGAAAACCAGAGTGATAGCCGTATGCTGAAAGAGGAAGTTACGTCGGAAGATATTGCAGGGGTAGTTTCGCGCTGGACCGGGATTCCGGTTTCAAAAATGATACAAAGTGAGCGTGAAAAGCTGCTGCACCTGGAAGATGAATTGCACAAACGCGTAGCAGGGCAGGAGGAAGCGATTGAAGCGATAAGTGATGCAATACGCAGAAGCCGCGCAGGCCTGCAGGACAAGAAAAAGCCAATCGGGTCCTTTATATTTTTAGGGACTACCGGTGTTGGTAAAACAGAGCTTGCGAAAGCTTTGGCAGAATACCTGTTTAATGACGAAGGTGCTTTGGTGAGGATAGATATGTCCGAATACCAGGAACGCCACTCGGTATCAAGGCTGGTTGGTGCGCCTCCGGGATATGTTGGTTATGATGAAGGCGGGCAGTTAACCGAAGCCGTGCGCCGTAAGCCTTACAGCGTAGTATTATTGGATGAGATAGAAAAGGCCCATCCTGATGTATTTAATATCCTGTTGCAGGTTTTGGACGACGGCCGGTTAACCGATAACAAGGGCAGGTTGGTGAATTTTAAAAATACCATCATCATCATGACATCGAATATCGGTTCAAACATCATCCAGGAAAATTACCAGGATTATAGTGAGTTTGACAAAGACGAGATCATGTCGAAAACTAAAAATCAGTTGTTTGAACTGTTAAGAAAAACAATCCGTCCGGAATTTTTAAACCGGATTGATGAGATCATCATGTTCACACCTCTTGGCAGGGATGAGATTACCGATATTGTTAAAATGCAGTTTAAACAGGTGCAACAAACTCTGGCCGAAATGGGAATAAGCATCGAAGCATCGGAGGAAGCATTGGACTGGCTGGCACAATTAGGCTACGATCCGCAATTTGGTGCCAGGCCTTTAAAAAGGGTGATCCAGAAAAAGATCCTGAATGAGTTATCCAAACAAATATTGGCGGGCAAGGTGGATAAAGACAGCAAAATAAAGCTGGATATGTTTGATAACCAGTTTGTGTTTTTAAATTCTCCTGAATTGGTGGGTTAACTATCCCCGGAAATACCGGTTTAATAAATAGACTTGTTTTTAGTAAATATGCAAGGGCCTCTGCTGTTAAGCAGGGGCTCTTGTCGTTTTCGTGCATTTTTAATGCTGAGTTATAGTCTTTTTACCCTAAAAATGAAGCCGGGAAATACCTCGCGTAATTCCCGGCTTTAATTAACTTATTAACTGTCATCTTATTAACTACGATTTAATTTCTTTTCATAGGTAATAATTTGCTAGTTTTTTAAGGACGCCAAAAATGAGATTTAATTTTATAATATAATCGTAAAAAAATCGTTACAGTTAATAAAATTAATTGTAAGTAAGAAGTTACACGAAATTAGTGAAATTTCCGAAAGCAGGCGTTAGCTTTATCCCCTCAATTATTATTAACTAAAAAACAATTTACATTATTTATGACAAAAAATCTACTTATGATTTTGTGCATATTGCTATTAACTGGAAACCAGTTATTTGCTCAAAATCTAACCGTAACAGGTAAGGTTACGGGGAAGGACGATGGGTTGCCCTTACCAGGCGTAAGTGTAAGCGTTAAAGGAAGCCCATCCATCGGTACGCAGACAGATGTTAATGGTAAATACTCGCTTACGGTACCGGCAGGCGCAACATTATCATTCAGCTTTATCGGTTATTCAACACAATTTTTGCCGGTTAACGGTGGCGTGTTAAATGTGGTTTTGGCGCCGGCAAGCCAGCAACTGGGTGAAGTTGTGGTTACTGGTGCGCTCGGTATCACGCGTACCCGAAATCAGCAAAGTTATGCCGCCCAACAGGTAAGCGGCGACGAAGTCAGCAAGCAGCGGTCAGATAATTTTATTGACGGTTTATCCGGAAAGGTATCCGGCCTTGAAATCAAGCAGAATAACGCGCTGGGTGGTTCCACTAACGTTGTACTTCGGGGTGTAAAATCCATTACAGGAGATAACCAGGCTCTTTTTGTTATCGACGGGGTGCCCGTAGGTAATGAAAATACAAATGGCAGCAACCAGCAGCAGGGGGGCGGAGGATATGATTATGGCAGCCCGGCATCAGACCTTAATCCCGATGATATAGAAAGTATTACGGTGTTAAAAGGCGCTGGTGCATCAGCTCTTTACGGTTCACGCGGAAGCAACGGTGTTATTTTAATAACTACTAAAAAGGCAAAAAAAGGTTTGGGTATTGTTATTAATTCAACCGTTAGCGTTGGTGAAATTGATAAGTCAACTTTTCCGCAATACCAAAAACAATATGGTGCGGGCTATGCTCAATATTTTAATAGCGGAAATATTTTTGGCAATGCAAATGCGCAGGTTGCGCCAACCGCTGATGACGCCTCCAACGGAACGGCCTTTAATCCAAATTTAAAAATCTATCAGTGGGACGCATTTGATCCGACCTCGCCTAACTATGGCAAAGCAACACCATGGGTGGCAGCAAAAAACGACCCTTCGACATTTTTTGTGAAGCCGGTATCTACTAATCAAAGTATCATGATTACCAGTGGCGGCGAAACAGGCACCTTTAAATTAGGGTACACCAAGAGTATTGAAAATGGGGTGATTCCAAACAGTAAACTTGACAAAAATCAGGTTGATTTTGGCGGCACTTATAATATCACGCCGAAGTTAACAGTTGGAGCAGAGATCAATTTTTACAATACCAACGGCACTGGTCGCGGCGGTACAGGTTATGATGGCAGTAACTCCGATAACCGCAACGTAATGACTAATTTCAGGCAGTGGTGGGAGACAAACGTGGATGTGCAGGAATTGAAGGCGGCCTATGAAAGAACGCAATCAAATGTCACCTGGAATATGGCCGATCCGATTGACGGCAATACAAACCCCGCTTATTGGAATAACCCTTATTGGGTAACTGATCACAATTATGAGACCGATACACGTAACCGGTACCTCGGTAATATCAATTTAACTTACAAACCGACCTCATGGCTGAATATTACAGGCCGTACATCGCTGGATTCCTATTCGGAACTTGACCAGGAACGTTATGATGTGGGAAGTATAGGCGTTCCATATTATTCGAGATATAACCATTCTTATTCGGAAACGAACTATGATTTGTTGGCAAACGTAGATAAAAACATTTCGAATGATTTTAACTTGAAAGCCCTGTTGGGTGGAAATATTAGAAGAGACTACGAAAACAGCATTTTCGCAAGCACTAACGGCGGTTTAATTATTCCCGGGCTATATTCTCTTTCAAATACAGTAAACGCACCATTGTCACCAACTGAATATGATGCCACAAAAGAGGTTGACGGTATTTTTGCAGGCGCTACACTCACCTGGAAAAAGATGCTGACCTTAGATGGTACCATCAGGAGGGATAAATCATCCACGCTGCCGGCTGCAAATAACAGCTATTATTATCCTTCAGTTTCGGCAGGTTTCGTATTCTCAGAACTGCTGAAAAATTACACCTGGCTTTCATACGGAAAAATAAGGGCGAATTACGCACAGGTGGGCAGTGATGCACCGCTTTATACAGTTAACGATACTTACTCCATCGTTCCGCCGTTTGGTGCAAACCCTCAAACCCTGGTTAACACCACAAAAAACAATCCTGATTTAAAACCTGAACAAACCAAAAGCAAGGAAATTGGTATTGAAATGGCTTTCCTGAAAAGCAGGCTTGGGTTTGATGCAAGTTACTACAGCACCAACACTTTTAATGAAATATTACCGGTAAACGTTTCAGGCGCAACAGGGTACAACTTTAAATATTTAAATGCGGGTTCTGTTGAAAATAAAGGTGTTGAGCTCTCATTAAACGGAACCCCTGTATTAACCAATAGCTTTAGCTGGAAAATTAACGTAAACTTTACCGCTGCAAAGAATAGGGTTACATCACTTTATACTGATGCAACAGGTAAAGAAGCAAGTAACCTTGAGCTGGCAAGTTTTCAAAATGGCGAGTCGCTTAATGCGCCGCTTGGTCAGCCGTTTGGCACTATCCGTGGAACAGACTACGTTTACAACTCAAAGGGACAGAAAATCGTTGGGGCCGATGGGCAATACCTGATCACATCGACATCTAACAACAATATCGGCAATACCAATCCCGACTGGACCGGTGGTATTAACAACAGTTTTACCTATAAAAACTTTTCGTTAAGCTTCCTTATTGATATCCGTCACGGCGGTTCGGTGTTTTCAAATGATTTGGCTTATGGTTTGGCTGATGGAATTTATCCGTTAACAGCCTATACAAATGACCTCGGCAAACCAGTTCGTAATACATTAGCTGATGGCGGTGGTTTCATCAGGCCGGGCGTTTATGCCAACGGACAGCCAAATACCACCAGGGTGACCGCCTATAATTACGGCGACTTTGGCGATGGCGCAGGTTTATTGCCGTTATCTGCTTTTGTATACGATGCAAGTTATGTAAAACTGCGCGAAGCGCTTATTGGCTATACAATGCCTCAAAACGTGATCAGCAAATTAGGCCCGATAAAGGAAGTAACCTTTCAGCTTATTGGACGGAATTTATGGATCATCCATAAAAACCTGCCCTATGCCGATCCCGAAGAAGGGCTAAGCGCGGGTAATTTGCAGGGCATCCAGGAAGGTGCCTACCCGACCGTTCGTACCATTTCGTTCAACCTAAAATTACGTTTCTAATCATACAGACATGAAAAAAACAGCATTTATTTTTGTACTCGTCTCGATGCTTTCGGCCTGTACAAAAGATATAACCAAACTAAATATCGACCCTAAAAACCCGGTGAATGTTCCGTCTTACAGTTTGTTTACCGAGGCTGAAAGATCAATAACAAATACCGTTACATCAGCGAGCGTCAATTTAAATATTTTCCGTTTAATTGAGCAGCAATGGACCGAGACTACTTATTTAAATGAGACGGATTACCAGATAACCTACCGCAAGCAACCGGATGCCATCTGGAGCGCTATTTACAGTGGCGCACTTACCAATTTGGACAGGGCCAAAAAATTAATTCCAACGGATGTAAACGATGCCGGAACCCAAAAAATGAGATAGCAATTGCCGACATAATGGAGGTTTACAGTTACTATTACCTGGTTACTACTTTTGGCAATATTCCCTATTCGCAGGCATTGGATATCAACCAGCCTTTTCCAAAATACGATGATGCGGCCACCATTTACAGTGAACTGTTAACTCGCCTGGATGCAGATATTGCGGCACTGAATCCTTCCGCAGGCAGCTATGGCAATGCGGATATTATATATGGCGGGATACCTGCCAACTGGGCAAAATTTGCAAATACGCTAAAGCTGAAAATGGGAATTACCATTGCAGACTTTGACAATGTTAAGGCTAAAGCCGTTGTGGAAGCGGCTGTTAAAGCAGGCGTTTTCACCTCAAATGACGACAATGCTTTATTCGCATATGTAACAACCCCGCCCAATACCAATCCTGTTTGGGTTGACCTTGTGCAAAGTCAAAGACATGATTTTGTTGGTACCAGTCAGTTTATTGGTTTATTAAACCCTAACACAGCAACGCAGGACCCGCGCACGCCATATTTCTTTGCCGAAAACAAAAACAGTGTATACTTAGGGGCCGATAACGGCTCAGGTAGCGGTGGTATTGTTTATAGCAATTACTCGCTGCCCTCCGGGCCGCTGTTAACACCCGGGCCACCCACATCATCCCAACCCAAATCAATTGGCAGTGTAACAAACCCTGATTTCCCCGGCTTGCTGTTGGATTACTCTGAAACTGAATTTAACCTTGCTGAGGCTGTTGAAAGAGGGTACAATGTAGGGGGCACAATTGAATCTCATTATGATGCTGCAATAACTGCGTCAATAACATATTGGGGCGGTACAGCCGCGCAGGCAAATGCTTATTTGCTGCTTCCAAATGTAGCATTTGCTACTGCCACAGGTACAACGCCACTACAAAAAATTGCCTTGCAGGAATATTTGGCTTTGTATAACCGCGGCTGGGATGCATGGATCGTAAACCGTAGGCTTGATTATCCCGCGTTAGTTGCGCCACCCAATGCTTATAGTGCGTTCCCCGTGCGTTTTACCTATCCGATAAGCGAGCAGAACGTAAACGTGGTTAATTATAACCAGGCATCAACTGCCATTGGGGGCGATAAAGTTACAACGAAACTCTTCTTCGATACGAAGGGGGCTTATTAACTATAACTGGCCCTTCTGTAATTAACTACGAATAGGTGTAGTGGTAATTGTACTTTAAATTAAAGGCGCCCTTGGTAATACAGAGGCGCCTTTTTATATTTATAACAAAGCGTCAAGCTTTTTGAATCGCCGGTTAATTGTTTTGTTTTACCGGTTTGTCCTGTTGCTTTGGTTTGTTTTCTGCTGGTTTGGCCGGTTTAGCCTG
This genomic window contains:
- a CDS encoding SusC/RagA family TonB-linked outer membrane protein encodes the protein MILCILLLTGNQLFAQNLTVTGKVTGKDDGLPLPGVSVSVKGSPSIGTQTDVNGKYSLTVPAGATLSFSFIGYSTQFLPVNGGVLNVVLAPASQQLGEVVVTGALGITRTRNQQSYAAQQVSGDEVSKQRSDNFIDGLSGKVSGLEIKQNNALGGSTNVVLRGVKSITGDNQALFVIDGVPVGNENTNGSNQQQGGGGYDYGSPASDLNPDDIESITVLKGAGASALYGSRGSNGVILITTKKAKKGLGIVINSTVSVGEIDKSTFPQYQKQYGAGYAQYFNSGNIFGNANAQVAPTADDASNGTAFNPNLKIYQWDAFDPTSPNYGKATPWVAAKNDPSTFFVKPVSTNQSIMITSGGETGTFKLGYTKSIENGVIPNSKLDKNQVDFGGTYNITPKLTVGAEINFYNTNGTGRGGTGYDGSNSDNRNVMTNFRQWWETNVDVQELKAAYERTQSNVTWNMADPIDGNTNPAYWNNPYWVTDHNYETDTRNRYLGNINLTYKPTSWLNITGRTSLDSYSELDQERYDVGSIGVPYYSRYNHSYSETNYDLLANVDKNISNDFNLKALLGGNIRRDYENSIFASTNGGLIIPGLYSLSNTVNAPLSPTEYDATKEVDGIFAGATLTWKKMLTLDGTIRRDKSSTLPAANNSYYYPSVSAGFVFSELLKNYTWLSYGKIRANYAQVGSDAPLYTVNDTYSIVPPFGANPQTLVNTTKNNPDLKPEQTKSKEIGIEMAFLKSRLGFDASYYSTNTFNEILPVNVSGATGYNFKYLNAGSVENKGVELSLNGTPVLTNSFSWKINVNFTAAKNRVTSLYTDATGKEASNLELASFQNGESLNAPLGQPFGTIRGTDYVYNSKGQKIVGADGQYLITSTSNNNIGNTNPDWTGGINNSFTYKNFSLSFLIDIRHGGSVFSNDLAYGLADGIYPLTAYTNDLGKPVRNTLADGGGFIRPGVYANGQPNTTRVTAYNYGDFGDGAGLLPLSAFVYDASYVKLREALIGYTMPQNVISKLGPIKEVTFQLIGRNLWIIHKNLPYADPEEGLSAGNLQGIQEGAYPTVRTISFNLKLRF
- a CDS encoding SusD/RagB family nutrient-binding outer membrane lipoprotein — protein: MKKTAFIFVLVSMLSACTKDITKLNIDPKNPVNVPSYSLFTEAERSITNTVTSASVNLNIFRLIEQQWTETTYLNETDYQITYRKQPDAIWSAIYSGALTNLDRAKKLIPTDVNDAGTQKMR
- a CDS encoding sensor histidine kinase, which translates into the protein MNKAQLKNLGNKYKFDWRNYYTGQNLVSVRVASLIFFILNAVIRVLYLVFPLSLTRADNFPEFNITNWLFLGSSALFYSFSYLMINIYRKKPKATAILSLFIFGFAMYLIVCGMYSSFLATSDPKNALILYLIALSTVSILFVFEYYETIMLIIMAALVFTSLLIWAQTDPTEIVYNELISLVLLGGFYLISRYFFSYKFNYYLQLIEIKEKNLEIERSSDFKSQLLGTVAHDLRNPIAAVETLAMVMEMDEIDAELQENLNMIKASCVQARTIIEELLESARNQNTAEFITVRTDLDQFMAGIINKWENQKGSKTIALNCRVVPAWVQLNHEKFQRVIDNLIGNALKFSRERSTIEIDISKKNFRIIIEVKDHGIGIPKDKLPIIFDAFTKAGRPGLKGEQSTGLGLSIVKQIVEKHNGTIEVESEEGSGSIFRVNLPEDGL
- a CDS encoding SusD/RagB family nutrient-binding outer membrane lipoprotein, translating into MEVYSYYYLVTTFGNIPYSQALDINQPFPKYDDAATIYSELLTRLDADIAALNPSAGSYGNADIIYGGIPANWAKFANTLKLKMGITIADFDNVKAKAVVEAAVKAGVFTSNDDNALFAYVTTPPNTNPVWVDLVQSQRHDFVGTSQFIGLLNPNTATQDPRTPYFFAENKNSVYLGADNGSGSGGIVYSNYSLPSGPLLTPGPPTSSQPKSIGSVTNPDFPGLLLDYSETEFNLAEAVERGYNVGGTIESHYDAAITASITYWGGTAAQANAYLLLPNVAFATATGTTPLQKIALQEYLALYNRGWDAWIVNRRLDYPALVAPPNAYSAFPVRFTYPISEQNVNVVNYNQASTAIGGDKVTTKLFFDTKGAY
- the clpB gene encoding ATP-dependent chaperone ClpB, producing MNFNNFTIKAQEAVQKASEIAAGNQQQAIETAHLLKGLLLVDENVITYLLKKLNVNVNRLNETLDAQINSFPKVSGSNIYLASGTNSALQKAQSYLKEFKDEFVSVEHILLGILSVNDKTSTALKDYGVNEKDLKKAIVSLRGDNKVTDQNAEATYNALNKYARNLNEYAESGKLDPVIGRDEEIRRVIQILSRRTKNNPILVGEPGVGKTAIAEGIAFRIIKGDVPESLKTKTVYSLDMGALIAGAKYKGEFEERLKAVIKEVTQADGEIILFIDEIHTLVGAGGGEGAMDAANILKPALARGELRAIGATTLNEYQKYLEKDKALERRFQMVIVDEPDTADAISILRGLKERYETHHKVRIKDEAIIAAVEMSQRYISDRFLPDKAIDLMDEAASKLRLEMDSVPEAVDELDRRIMQLEIEREAIKREKDDKKVKELSEEIANLSAERDSLRAKWQGEKDLVDGINIKVELIENYKLEAEQAERAGDYGKVAELRYGTIVKAQKEVEELKAALLENQSDSRMLKEEVTSEDIAGVVSRWTGIPVSKMIQSEREKLLHLEDELHKRVAGQEEAIEAISDAIRRSRAGLQDKKKPIGSFIFLGTTGVGKTELAKALAEYLFNDEGALVRIDMSEYQERHSVSRLVGAPPGYVGYDEGGQLTEAVRRKPYSVVLLDEIEKAHPDVFNILLQVLDDGRLTDNKGRLVNFKNTIIIMTSNIGSNIIQENYQDYSEFDKDEIMSKTKNQLFELLRKTIRPEFLNRIDEIIMFTPLGRDEITDIVKMQFKQVQQTLAEMGISIEASEEALDWLAQLGYDPQFGARPLKRVIQKKILNELSKQILAGKVDKDSKIKLDMFDNQFVFLNSPELVG